From candidate division WOR-3 bacterium, one genomic window encodes:
- a CDS encoding T9SS type A sorting domain-containing protein, with protein MTKKYKAAWLLVILATAAFAASPVMSAAKVHYHWAPTALHAEPCTGTDCDEATIWRPGSGPHPQIIGEGTDGTWVSVPAPSSNADRMCSANPYDAVNNMVYMIGGDPAGYYGVAYCQRFNPVTNTWTNLADMPGARTWLDGEGSYCRHLGKIYIAGGYTGSANNQMYIYDIATNQWTTGATMPSATLAYMSGIWNDSLIYIMGGTGPSLSGSNVVQVYNVNRNTWATATAMPEAGDMGSGTIVGDTIYITNAYNRSSGALWTTARKGAINPSNPLSITWSNWTGVDPLGFNGGTTQCQGWVYRLGGYTSLTGSAHKRGWRYNISTGQVETLPWLPSPPSTGVARCNFLSHVDVSNELFKIAGDDEGDWSTPNNTYYRNQFTPPHDVGVSKIVEPSSPKLEIGVPVTPTIMVKNYGLNKEYNFPVTFRVDSAGELIYEEALLVDSIAPNEEVTIVFPSDWTPNCALWSGYTVYAFTYLTGDAIRNNDTCKMYTIHTVDTVYSYRSSSAPSIDGYIASGEWDDAYYVSAPNVFGWEGDPYPWNAARAWFKHDGNYLYAAYAMPLANIRDIGDQIGFYLDENNDGQWATDNSEGNYWFWVNGSGVDEVLYRPITPSGVGTAGVAPGAQLVTGTFNGYLVFETKVPFGVLPYQLNMNPSGDTGKLWFFELDNNRFFGWWPVDMPADSWQVPLMYGTLILKTLQTGDVGVKSIDAPRNARPGDAVVPKATWKNFGTTSMNFTAYYLMNDPSGTRVYTESQTATLAGGAEVQLTFPSYVVNTEGDWAVKCSTVAGGDVNPANDIKTGTFRVSTAPPVTPGWVEVKSIPGATKDGAFLAFNPDNGLIYAARGNKSGDFYAYDPNADSAGNWTTLTSIPATEGKLPAKGANGCYGDGYVYATIGNNTQGFLRYSVEGNAWEPLTPVPLGASGKKVKGGTDLVYVDGYVYLLKGYKTDFFRYNVAAAAWESLPSAPAGARPKWDKGSWLVWDGANTLYAHKAKYGEMWAFDLTTQQWGTSALPGMPTSSSKTGKNKKSKDGADGAYYNGYIYALKGGNTCEWWRCEVGTGTYTWTELDPMPEVGSTAKKKRVKAGGALAGYGANPIFFALKGGKTQEFWRYFDTTVVVFAAQPERSGVMAEQVNANRFGFSVAPNPVVKGYGLLSYSVPQQATARLTVYDVTGRDVMHLSFVASGTGTRNLDLRSLAAGVYLVKFESAGYNASQKLIVR; from the coding sequence ATGACCAAAAAGTATAAAGCAGCCTGGCTGCTGGTGATTCTCGCCACCGCGGCGTTTGCGGCGTCACCGGTAATGTCGGCTGCAAAGGTCCACTACCACTGGGCGCCCACCGCCTTGCACGCGGAGCCCTGCACAGGGACCGACTGTGATGAGGCGACAATCTGGCGTCCTGGCTCTGGACCGCATCCCCAGATTATCGGTGAAGGCACAGACGGCACCTGGGTGTCGGTTCCGGCACCATCAAGCAACGCAGACCGGATGTGCTCGGCAAACCCCTACGATGCGGTCAACAATATGGTGTATATGATTGGTGGTGACCCGGCAGGTTACTACGGTGTTGCCTACTGCCAGCGGTTCAATCCGGTTACCAACACCTGGACCAACCTTGCTGATATGCCTGGTGCCCGCACCTGGCTTGATGGTGAAGGTTCGTACTGCCGGCACTTAGGTAAAATCTACATCGCGGGTGGGTACACCGGTTCTGCCAACAACCAGATGTACATCTACGACATCGCAACCAATCAATGGACAACCGGTGCAACGATGCCTTCTGCCACGCTTGCCTATATGTCTGGCATCTGGAACGACTCGTTAATCTACATTATGGGTGGCACCGGTCCATCGCTTTCCGGCTCCAATGTGGTTCAGGTTTACAATGTGAACCGAAACACCTGGGCGACCGCAACCGCTATGCCTGAAGCGGGTGATATGGGTTCGGGCACAATCGTGGGCGATACCATCTACATTACGAACGCGTACAACCGGTCGAGCGGGGCGCTCTGGACGACGGCGCGTAAGGGTGCAATCAACCCGTCCAACCCGCTTTCCATCACCTGGTCAAACTGGACCGGTGTTGACCCACTGGGATTCAACGGTGGCACAACCCAGTGTCAGGGCTGGGTTTACCGTCTGGGCGGTTATACTAGCCTAACTGGAAGTGCGCACAAGCGCGGCTGGCGTTACAACATCTCAACCGGCCAGGTTGAGACCCTGCCCTGGTTGCCAAGCCCACCGTCAACCGGTGTTGCCCGCTGCAACTTCCTGTCCCATGTAGACGTGAGCAACGAACTTTTCAAGATTGCGGGTGATGACGAAGGAGACTGGAGCACGCCGAACAACACCTATTACCGGAATCAGTTCACACCACCGCACGATGTCGGCGTTTCAAAGATTGTTGAGCCATCTTCCCCGAAACTGGAAATCGGTGTGCCGGTGACACCGACGATTATGGTGAAGAACTACGGGTTGAACAAGGAGTACAACTTCCCGGTTACCTTCCGGGTTGATTCTGCCGGGGAGTTGATTTACGAGGAGGCGTTGCTCGTTGACTCCATCGCACCGAATGAAGAGGTTACGATTGTGTTCCCCAGCGACTGGACACCGAACTGTGCACTGTGGTCGGGCTACACGGTTTACGCCTTTACCTATCTCACCGGCGATGCGATTCGCAATAACGACACCTGCAAAATGTACACGATTCACACCGTTGACACCGTGTACTCCTACCGTTCCAGCAGTGCGCCATCAATTGATGGCTACATTGCGTCCGGTGAGTGGGATGACGCGTACTATGTGAGCGCACCTAATGTGTTCGGTTGGGAAGGCGACCCGTATCCGTGGAATGCGGCACGTGCCTGGTTTAAGCACGATGGCAACTACCTGTACGCCGCCTATGCGATGCCGCTCGCTAATATCCGGGACATCGGTGACCAGATTGGCTTCTATCTTGATGAGAACAACGATGGCCAGTGGGCAACCGACAACTCAGAAGGCAACTACTGGTTCTGGGTGAACGGCTCAGGAGTTGATGAGGTGCTGTATCGGCCCATCACACCGAGCGGAGTCGGGACCGCTGGTGTGGCACCCGGGGCGCAGTTGGTAACCGGCACATTCAACGGCTATCTGGTTTTTGAAACCAAGGTACCGTTTGGGGTGCTGCCTTATCAGTTGAATATGAACCCGTCTGGTGACACGGGCAAACTCTGGTTCTTTGAACTGGACAATAACCGGTTCTTTGGCTGGTGGCCCGTTGATATGCCGGCTGACTCCTGGCAGGTGCCTTTGATGTACGGCACCTTGATTCTCAAGACCCTGCAGACCGGTGATGTGGGTGTGAAGTCAATCGATGCCCCGCGCAATGCTCGTCCGGGCGATGCGGTTGTGCCCAAGGCGACCTGGAAGAACTTTGGCACAACATCAATGAACTTCACCGCCTACTACCTGATGAACGACCCGAGTGGGACAAGGGTTTACACCGAATCTCAGACCGCGACCCTTGCGGGTGGGGCTGAGGTGCAGTTGACCTTCCCGTCCTATGTGGTCAACACCGAGGGTGACTGGGCGGTTAAGTGCTCAACCGTTGCCGGCGGTGATGTCAATCCGGCAAACGACATCAAGACCGGCACATTCCGGGTGAGCACCGCGCCACCGGTAACTCCGGGCTGGGTTGAGGTGAAGTCAATTCCGGGCGCAACGAAGGACGGCGCATTCCTCGCATTCAATCCGGACAACGGGTTGATTTATGCGGCGCGCGGCAACAAGTCGGGTGACTTCTACGCCTATGACCCGAATGCGGACAGTGCCGGTAACTGGACAACACTGACTTCAATTCCTGCAACCGAAGGCAAACTGCCGGCAAAGGGTGCGAACGGCTGCTATGGTGACGGCTATGTGTATGCGACAATCGGTAACAACACCCAGGGCTTCCTGCGTTACTCGGTTGAAGGAAACGCCTGGGAGCCGCTGACGCCGGTACCGCTGGGTGCCAGTGGTAAGAAGGTCAAGGGCGGCACCGACCTGGTGTATGTTGACGGCTATGTGTACCTGCTGAAGGGTTACAAGACTGACTTCTTCCGGTACAATGTCGCAGCCGCTGCCTGGGAGTCGCTGCCTTCGGCGCCGGCTGGTGCTCGACCCAAGTGGGACAAGGGCTCCTGGCTGGTCTGGGACGGTGCAAACACGCTCTACGCTCACAAGGCGAAGTACGGTGAGATGTGGGCGTTTGACCTGACAACCCAGCAGTGGGGCACGAGTGCGCTTCCGGGAATGCCGACTTCCAGCTCCAAGACCGGCAAGAACAAGAAGTCTAAGGATGGTGCCGACGGCGCCTACTACAACGGCTACATCTATGCGCTCAAGGGTGGCAACACCTGCGAGTGGTGGCGTTGTGAAGTGGGTACGGGCACCTACACCTGGACCGAACTTGACCCGATGCCCGAGGTTGGTTCAACCGCCAAGAAGAAACGGGTTAAGGCGGGTGGTGCGCTTGCCGGCTACGGTGCCAACCCAATCTTCTTTGCCCTGAAGGGTGGCAAGACCCAGGAGTTCTGGCGCTACTTTGACACGACCGTGGTTGTGTTCGCCGCGCAGCCGGAGCGCTCGGGCGTGATGGCGGAGCAGGTGAATGCGAACCGGTTCGGGTTCAGCGTGGCGCCGAATCCGGTGGTTAAGGGTTATGGCTTGCTCTCCTACAGCGTGCCGCAGCAGGCAACGGCGCGGTTGACGGTGTACGATGTGACCGGTCGAGATGTGATGCATCTCTCCTTTGTTGCGTCGGGTACCGGTACGCGCAACCTTGACCTGCGGTCGCTGGCAGCGGGTGTGTATCTGGTGAAGTTTGAGAGCGCCGGATACAATGCGAGCCAGAAGCTCATCGTCCGGTAA